DNA from Candidatus Eremiobacteraceae bacterium:
GACGGCGGTGTTCTTCGTCCGGGGATCCGCGGCGATGAGCAGATCCATTTTGAGCAGCAGAGCGTCAGTATCGCGCTTTTGCGCATTAGCGATGACGAACACCATGAGAAAGGTCACGGTCGAAGACGTGGTGTTCATCGCGAATTGCCAAGCATCCGAGAAATGGAACGCCGGCCCAACTGAAACCCAAAGCACAACAAGAGCGAACACCGTTGCCGCGGCGATAGGATGGGCGCACCAGCCATCCACCATGCGCGAGAGTCGGTTGACCTCGTGATAGGCCGCGTGCCTGGCATCTCGCGACGCCTCTAGATTTGACATTACGACTTCCCCCAATAGACGAAGAGCAACACGGCGGCGCCGGTCATCGTCACTATCGCGAGCCCAGACCAAAGATTGGCGATCGGGGAGTTCCGCCACTTGCCCATGACGCGCTTGTCATTGGCGACGATCGTCACGAGGATCACGAGCGGCACGGACGCAAGCGCGTTGGCGACGGCTGACCAATACAGGGCCTTGATCGGATCGACGTGCGCGAGGTTCATCACAACACCGGCGGCGATACCGGCCGCGACGGCTGCATAAAATTTCGGCGCGCGCCGCGGCTTTTCGTCCATGCCTTGGCGGAAGCGGAAGATATCCGCGAGCACGTAGGCCGACGAGCCGGCCAGCGATGGAACGGCGAGCAATCCTGTTCCTACCATTCCGAGCGTGAACAAGAGATACGCGAAGTTGCCCGCGAGCGGGCGCAGCGCTTCGGCCGCCTGCTGCGCGGTGGCGATGGCGTGCTTTCCGTGGGCCCCTATGGTGGTGGCCGTCGTCACGATGATGAAGAACATCACAATATTGGAGAAGAGCATGCCGGTGTTGACGTCGGCATGCGCGTCTCTGATCTCGTTCGCAGTGGCACCGCGCCGGGCGGTCTGCGTCGTGCGTCCTAGGGCCTTTTCATCCTCGACCATGAGCGAAGATTGCCAGAAGAACAAATAGGGCGAGATGGTCGTGCCGAGGACCGCCACCATTGTGGTGATCCACTCCGCGGTAAAGCTTATGTGAGGAATAACGGCGGCAGCGAGGACTGCCTTCCAATTCGGTTGCACCACAAAAGCGGTCACGACGTAGGCGAAAAGCGCTAGACACAGCCACTTGATCACGCGCACGAACGCCCGGTATGACAAGAAGACTTGAATGCCGATCAACGCCGCGCCGAAGACAAACACCCACAGCAAGATCGGGAGCCCTACCACCATTTGCATCGAAGCCGCCATGCCGGCGATATCGGCTCCGATGTTGAATGTATTTGCGACGATCACCATGGCCGCGACGACGAAGAGCAACGGTGCGGGCATGTGCGACCGCAGCACTGCCGCAAGACCCTTGCCGCTCACCATCCCTATCCGCGCGCACATTCCTTGGACGACGGCCATCATCGGCGTCGTGAGCAGCGCAAGCCACAGCATCGACAGACCCGTGCTGGCGCCGGCGACGGAGTATGTGGAGATTCCCGAAGGGTCGTCGTCCGCAGCGCCGGTCATCAGACCCGGGCCGAGAATCGCGACGTAGCGGCGCAAGCCGGAAATTCGAGCTTTCTGTGCGTTCAAATCCATCGGCGGCCAGCTTCGTCTCGCACGCCAAGCATCGCCTTTTAGTCCTAGATCGTTTACGGTGCCGGCGAGCCCCCTCCGATGGTCGCGAACTCGGGCCATGCGGTCATGCTTTTGATCTGATCGATGAGTTGGGACTTGGCATCGGGCGAAAGTGACTGCACGAGGGCGCCATCTCGCACCCAGTAGTTTTGCACGGCCATCCCAAACGCCGGCACCCAGTTCGTGTCCAACACGGACATCATGGGCGCGGGGGTTGCGGCCCCAGAGGCCTTTTGCAGCTTAAGCAGACAATCGTTGTACGAAGCGATCGACACTTCGAGCGCTTGTTCGTCGGCGTGATTCTGCGCGGCGTCGAAAGTCGCGGTCTGGACGACTCCGACGATGTGGTCCACGTACACACCGGCTTTTGATCGGAGATCGGTGTAGCAGATATTCAATTGGCTCAAAGAAGCCGGATCGAGGGACGTCTTGCCGGCCGCCGTATTCATCACAGCCTGATCGCGCGCGTGAATGAACGGCGTCAACTGGCCGGTGATGTCGGAAGCCGATTTTCGCCCGCAACCCGTCGATATCAGAACGGCCGATAAGGATAGGAAGAGAAGAAGCCGGCTAAGATTTTGCAAGACCGATCCTTTGTCCGCACAGCACGCTTACTCGGTTGAATGAAAACTTCGTCCCAAAAAATCCTTCTGACGTTTGAGCGCGGTCGATAATTGGGAATAACCAAAGCACGTAAGATGGTCGGGGCCGAACAGTCCAGTCCGGCGCTTAATACAGTGCGGAGGTAATATGTTCTATCGAGACTACACGTTCGGCTATGAACTGCCGCCTCCCGGTCCGCCTTTGCCTGTTCCGTCCCAACCGGTCCCCGGCGGCGAGCCGCCACCCGTGACTGCGCCCCAACCACCAGAACGTCCGGTACCTGAGCCGCAGGGTCGTCTAAGCGTACCGCAATGATTTTCAATGTCGGAGTGAGAGCGTCGGCGGGGAGCGCCGCATCGATCGTCGATGTCGAAGGCGAAGTCGACGTGCTCACCGCCCCAAGATTCAAAGCCGCACTCGCAAAAATCGTGGATGCCGGCGCCGAAAACGTTGTCGTCAACCTTCAACGGGTGCGGTACATGGACTCAACCGGGCTTGGCGTGCTCGTCTCGGCCATGAAACAAATGCGCGAGAACAGCGGCAATATCTCCTTGACCGGCTTGAATCCGCACTTGAGCAAGATTTTCGAGATCACCGGCCTCCGCAAAGTGTTCAAGGTCTACGCGAACGAGGGCGAGGCGTTAGGCGTCGTTCCAGTTTGACCGCCCAGCGGAACGCCGAATCGCGGCG
Protein-coding regions in this window:
- a CDS encoding low affinity iron permease family protein, encoding MSNLEASRDARHAAYHEVNRLSRMVDGWCAHPIAAATVFALVVLWVSVGPAFHFSDAWQFAMNTTSSTVTFLMVFVIANAQKRDTDALLLKMDLLIAADPRTKNTAVEIEAQPEHVADEVRKEIRELQGQPEVDE
- a CDS encoding divalent metal cation transporter, which produces MDLNAQKARISGLRRYVAILGPGLMTGAADDDPSGISTYSVAGASTGLSMLWLALLTTPMMAVVQGMCARIGMVSGKGLAAVLRSHMPAPLLFVVAAMVIVANTFNIGADIAGMAASMQMVVGLPILLWVFVFGAALIGIQVFLSYRAFVRVIKWLCLALFAYVVTAFVVQPNWKAVLAAAVIPHISFTAEWITTMVAVLGTTISPYLFFWQSSLMVEDEKALGRTTQTARRGATANEIRDAHADVNTGMLFSNIVMFFIIVTTATTIGAHGKHAIATAQQAAEALRPLAGNFAYLLFTLGMVGTGLLAVPSLAGSSAYVLADIFRFRQGMDEKPRRAPKFYAAVAAGIAAGVVMNLAHVDPIKALYWSAVANALASVPLVILVTIVANDKRVMGKWRNSPIANLWSGLAIVTMTGAAVLLFVYWGKS
- a CDS encoding STAS domain-containing protein — encoded protein: MIFNVGVRASAGSAASIVDVEGEVDVLTAPRFKAALAKIVDAGAENVVVNLQRVRYMDSTGLGVLVSAMKQMRENSGNISLTGLNPHLSKIFEITGLRKVFKVYANEGEALGVVPV